DNA sequence from the Streptomyces sp. MST-110588 genome:
TCATCAGTTCCAGGTCGAAGTCCTTGACCGGCTCGTCCTTCAGCGCCGCGGCCGTGTACGCGGCCCAGATCTCCGCGGGGAACCCGCCGCCGTTGACCCGGTCCACGCCCCCCGCGCCGTACAGCGGCTCCTGCTTGGCGGTGTCGGGATTCTGGCCCATGACGGCCACGACGGTGGCCAGATCGGGGGTGTAGCCGGCGAACCAGGCGGCCTTGTCCTCCTCCGCGGTGCCGGTCTTGCCCGCCGCGGGCCGCCCCACGGCCCGGGCCGCCGCCCCGGTGCCGCCGGGGTTCTCCACGACGCCGCGCAGGATCGAGGTGGTGGTGTCGGCGGCCTCCCGGCTCACCGCCGTCTTGTCGCCCCGCTCGGGCAGATGGACGCTCTCGCCGCCCTTGACGGCCTTCTTGACCAGGGAGTACCCGCGCTGCTGACCGTGGTTGGCCAGCGTCGCGTACACCTCGGCCATGTCCAGCACGCTGGGGGTGGCGGTGCCCAGCGCGACGGCTCCCTGGGAGGAACCCAGGCTCGGGGTGTCCTCCGGGACGCCGAGGGCGACGGCGGTGTCCTTCACCCGTTCGGGGCCGACGTCGATGCCCATCTGGGCGTAGACGGAGTTGACGGACTTGTCGGTGGCAGTGGCCACGGTGATCTGCCCGTAGTTGACGTTGCCCTCGTTCTCGGGTGCGAAGCCGGTGGGCCGACCGTTGCGCTCCGCCATCCGCCCGCTGGTGCCGTCGTACGTCGTGTTCGGTGTGATCCGGCGGCCGTCCTGGGTGGTGGACCCGTTCGCCACCGCGGAGGCGAAGACGATCGGCTTGAAGATCGAGCCGACCTGGTAGTCGCGGCGGGTGGCGCTGTTGACGTACTGCTTGGCGTAGTCGATGCCGCCGTACATGGCGAGCACCTCACCGCTGTCCGGGTCGATGGAGACCCCGCCGGCCCGTACGTTGCGGTCCGCCTTGCGCGAGTCGCTGAGGTTGTCCATCAGCTTGGTCTTCACCGCTTCCACCAGGGCGTCCTGGTGTTTCTTGTCGATGGTGGTGGTGATGCGGTAGCCGCCGGCCGCCAGCGTCCGGTCGTCGATGATCTTGTTGGTGGTCAGGTAGTCCTTGACCGCCTCACGCAGATACCCGCGCTGGCCGGAGAGCCCGGTGGGGGGCTTGACCTTGCCGGGCGTGGGGAAGCTCATCGCCTGCCGGTCCGCGGGCGTGAGCCACTTCTTCTTGACCATGCCGTCCAGGACGTACTCCCAGCGCGCCCTCGCCCGCTGCTGGTTCTCCGGGTGGGCCACCACGTCGTAGGCGCTGGGGGAGTTGAGCAGGGTCGCCAGGTACGCGCCTTCGGCGGTGCTGAGCTTGTCGGAGTTCTTGCTGTAGTACGCCTGGGCGGCGGCCTGGATACCGTAGGCGTTGCGCCCGTAGTAGCTGGTGTTGAGATACCCCTCCAGGATCTCGTTCTTGCTCACCTCGCGGTCCAGTTTGATCGCGATGAAGAACTCCTTGACCTTGCGGGAGAGGGTCTGCTCCTGGCCGAGGTAGTAGTTCTTGACGTACTGCTGGGTGATGGTCGAGCCGGACTGCTTGCCCTTGCCGGTGACGGTGTTCCAGGCGGCGCGCAGCATGGCGGCGGGGTCGACGGCGGACTCGGAGTAGAAGTCGCGGTCCTCGGCGGCCAGCACCGCTTCCTGTACGGGCTTGGGCACCTGGCTGAGCGGCACGTTCTCCCGGTTGACGACGCCGTCACGGGCGAGCTGCGAGCCGTCCGCGTACAGGTAGACGTTGCTCTGCGCCTGCGCGGAACGGTTGGCCGGCGGGATGTCGACCAGCAGGTAGCCGGCCACCAGCCCGCCCCCGATCAACAGCAGGAAGAGCAGCGCGGCCCCCAGGACCATGCGCCAGGTCGGGATGACGCGGCGCCAGCCCGTGCGCCGGGGGCGGGACTTCCTGCCCTTCTTCCCGGGGGCGGGCGGCTCCGGGCGCTGCGCCCACCGGGGAGCGCCGCTCCCTGCGCCGTCCTGCTGTGGATCGTCACTCATATCTGTATGGACTCCTCGGCCGCCGCCGAGGGTTGTGCCGCGGCGGATCGGTATCACGTCGGGTGATGCGTTCCCTACGGGAGAAAAGGAACTGTCGCCCGATAAGAAACTGTCGCACCATGCGTTCCAGCCGATGAGGGCGGCGCGCACCTGTGACCGGTCCGTGACCGGCCGAATGGCCTTCACCGGCCACTCGGACGGGTGACAAACGCATGGTGGGGAGTCCGGCCCCTGGACTAGGCTCCGGTGCTTTGGCGTCAGGGGCGGTGACGTGGCGAGCGACGACGGCAGAAACGGGAACGGCGACGACGGCAGAAACGGGAACGGCGACGACCGCGACGACCGCGGTCGCAGCGGTGGTACGAGCACGCGGCGGACACCGGGGCCGCGCGTACGCCTGCCGCAGGCGTGGAGCCTGTACGCGGCCGTGGCGGCCGGCGGCTTCCGGCGCTACGCCACGTACCGTACGGCCACCGCCGCCGGTGTCTTCACCAACACCGTCTTCGGCTTCATCGTC
Encoded proteins:
- a CDS encoding transglycosylase domain-containing protein codes for the protein MSDDPQQDGAGSGAPRWAQRPEPPAPGKKGRKSRPRRTGWRRVIPTWRMVLGAALLFLLLIGGGLVAGYLLVDIPPANRSAQAQSNVYLYADGSQLARDGVVNRENVPLSQVPKPVQEAVLAAEDRDFYSESAVDPAAMLRAAWNTVTGKGKQSGSTITQQYVKNYYLGQEQTLSRKVKEFFIAIKLDREVSKNEILEGYLNTSYYGRNAYGIQAAAQAYYSKNSDKLSTAEGAYLATLLNSPSAYDVVAHPENQQRARARWEYVLDGMVKKKWLTPADRQAMSFPTPGKVKPPTGLSGQRGYLREAVKDYLTTNKIIDDRTLAAGGYRITTTIDKKHQDALVEAVKTKLMDNLSDSRKADRNVRAGGVSIDPDSGEVLAMYGGIDYAKQYVNSATRRDYQVGSIFKPIVFASAVANGSTTQDGRRITPNTTYDGTSGRMAERNGRPTGFAPENEGNVNYGQITVATATDKSVNSVYAQMGIDVGPERVKDTAVALGVPEDTPSLGSSQGAVALGTATPSVLDMAEVYATLANHGQQRGYSLVKKAVKGGESVHLPERGDKTAVSREAADTTTSILRGVVENPGGTGAAARAVGRPAAGKTGTAEEDKAAWFAGYTPDLATVVAVMGQNPDTAKQEPLYGAGGVDRVNGGGFPAEIWAAYTAAALKDEPVKDFDLELMSGAGPRSTEPPASSSAPPTTSAPPSSSAPPSSSAPPSPPTTAPTAPPTFVPPTSPPLPTNGPPTVGPTESFPTVGPNGGVNGGIDGGPAGWYMPYGRMS